The following are encoded together in the Citrobacter arsenatis genome:
- the cysH gene encoding phosphoadenosine phosphosulfate reductase — protein sequence MSKLDLNALNDLPKVERVMALAQTNDQLEKLSAEDRVAWALENLPGEYVLSSSFGIQAAVSLHLVNQIRPDIPVILTDTGYLFPETYQFIDELTDKLKLNLQVYRAKESAAWQEARYGKLWEQGVEGIEKYNDINKVEPMNRALQELNVQTWFAGLRREQSGSRAHLPVLAIQRGVFKVLPIIDWDNRTVYQYLQKHGLKYHPLWDQGYLSVGDTHTTRKWEPGMAEEETRFFGLKRECGLHEG from the coding sequence CCAACGATCAACTGGAAAAATTGAGCGCCGAGGATCGTGTGGCGTGGGCGCTGGAAAACTTGCCTGGTGAATATGTACTGTCATCAAGTTTTGGTATTCAGGCGGCGGTCAGCCTGCATCTGGTGAATCAGATCCGCCCGGATATCCCAGTGATCCTCACCGATACCGGCTATTTGTTCCCGGAAACCTACCAGTTTATTGATGAGTTAACGGACAAGCTCAAGCTAAACCTGCAAGTCTACCGGGCGAAGGAAAGTGCGGCCTGGCAAGAAGCGCGCTACGGCAAACTGTGGGAGCAGGGCGTTGAGGGCATTGAAAAATACAATGACATCAACAAAGTTGAGCCGATGAACCGGGCGCTACAGGAACTGAATGTACAAACCTGGTTTGCCGGTCTGCGCCGTGAGCAGTCGGGCAGCCGCGCGCATTTGCCGGTGCTGGCTATCCAGCGCGGTGTGTTTAAAGTGCTACCGATCATCGACTGGGATAACCGTACGGTTTACCAGTATCTGCAAAAACACGGTCTGAAGTACCATCCGTTGTGGGACCAGGGCTATCTGTCAGTCGGTGATACCCACACCACACGCAAATGGGAGCCGGGTATGGCGGAAGAAGAGACGCGGTTCTTCGGATTGAAGCGCGAGTGCGGATTGCACGAAGGGTAA